Proteins from a genomic interval of Capsicum annuum cultivar UCD-10X-F1 chromosome 4, UCD10Xv1.1, whole genome shotgun sequence:
- the LOC107869409 gene encoding peroxidase 9, which translates to MASPGLVIFFLSCAMFQAFLVSSSNYGGLFPELYQFSCPQANEIVMSVLEEAIAEDPRMAASFLRLHFHDCFVQGCDAAILLDKNSAFKSEKEAGPNKNPLRGFEVIDEIKAKLEQVCPHTVSCADTLALAARDSVVLEGTP; encoded by the exons ATGGCTTCTCCTGGACtagtaattttctttttgtcttgTGCAATGTTCCAAGCTTTTCTTGTTTCCAGTTCCAATTATGGTGGTCTTTTTCCAGAATTGTACCAATTCTCATGTCCTCAAGCAAATGAAATTGTAATGTCTGTTTTGGAAGAGGCAATTGCTGAAGATCCAAGAATGGCTGCTTCTTTCCTAAGACTTCACTTCCATGACTGCTTTGTCCAG GGGTGTGATGCAGCCATATTATTGGATAAAAATAGTGCATTCAAAAGTGAAAAGGAAGCAGGACCAAACAAGAATCCTCTAAGGGGATTTGAAGTAATTGATGAAATCAAAGCAAAATTAGAACAAGTTTGTCCTCACACCGTCTCTTGTGCTGATACTCTAGCACTTGCTGCTCGAGACTCTGTCGTCCTA GAGGGCACACCATAG